In Synechococcus sp. RS9909, one genomic interval encodes:
- a CDS encoding photosystem II reaction center protein K, whose translation MAATTLDLLAQLPEAYQAFGPLVDILPIIPLFFLLLAFVWQASVGFR comes from the coding sequence ATGGCCGCCACCACACTCGATCTGCTGGCCCAACTGCCCGAGGCCTATCAGGCCTTCGGGCCTCTGGTCGACATCCTGCCGATCATTCCACTCTTCTTCCTGTTGCTCGCCTTTGTGTGGCAAGCCTCCGTCGGTTTCCGCTGA